From a region of the Notolabrus celidotus isolate fNotCel1 chromosome 14, fNotCel1.pri, whole genome shotgun sequence genome:
- the zc3h4 gene encoding zinc finger CCCH domain-containing protein 4 isoform X4, translated as MAVESMTVHPNSPTTNHEHNSLLTDERPEDGELEEGELEDDGGEVEQEEVGGGASAAAAAAATAGGGGGGGGGEGGDEAVAGGEAEGEAGAERSRRSREGHVSSESDEERSHRRKRKRKKEREREREKRRAKKKRKSKHKRHASSDEDHSDFSDDSDYSPSEKRKYRDYSPQYPPASHGGGYGGSKKGGYMKMEKQSYGGYDDYEEENFEGEEDEEMPEEDYDDFTKELNQYRKAKEGGGGRGGRGGRGRMKGLRGRGGMRGGRRGRGGIRGRGGGGGGGGRGGKMGGDNDDGDGYGEEMEERYGEDDYDNMGDDDYDDYSKDPFQYKKNKDRGRGGKGGRGRGRGKGGRGMLRGGKGRNRGRGRGDMGNDDDMGGDMDNGDGGGGNDGPGLGRRNQNEKHQDKKGKAICKYYIEGRCTWGDHCNFSHDIELPKKKELCKFYITGFCARADHCPYMHGEFPCKLFHTTGNCVNGDECMFSHDALNDDTQELLNKMLAEDAEAGAEDEKEVEELKKQGINPLPKPPPGVGLLPTPPRPVPVDSNTGPVDFGGPPPGDFGGPPGPNQGPIPNKCPPGPGPGPGLGPGPGPGPNPCTGPPVIGPDGNPFQGGPPNPGCPPPPHMGPPPPCGGGGGGGGKKIPSLFEIKVQPTGQLAHKLAVRGQTPSSNQGQTPPPGPPGAPGAPPTHFPSPPGMMSPDMQNMGPNLGMNPGMPNMGPGGLPMMGGFPPGDGAPMPPGPPPGGGNFFNNYFNQQEGMSMEGVVQEGDNYQGFDERGGPGKFGNQSGGQEGSANGASANQGGITVPDFLPPAQRVLFMRIQQKQQEEEERARRIAEGGAERSRDTEGDSGNWYSSEDEDGGGSVTSILKTLRQQTQPSLKPDGPPLDPRLQKAPPAGAPPRPADPRVARDPRLARGAEPSDSTHPMLAPSAPGPPADPRLARLAAASAGSSQLPPVSKPEPPLVYKPPPLTAPPAEEEETERVLRDKPVPIPLDPLMGMALRDPRSQLQQFSHIKKDIILHMPAFIKTVTWSPEDLLPIPIPKQDLLPLPPGIPPVSSIDSRLSRTQQALHTPQPPPVQPPPPMDAPAPSSSSTSLPDFELLSRILKTVNSSPSQTPSPPLLPPPAAPGSLLGPPPPVPPAPVEKPVDPRMARKIASDPRLQPPKSALKQPSEPAPPPVSSVASAAAPSSSPPTIAPYDPRLLSTGGAGRGVGSGSPGGASVLSGISLYDPRTSKPASPGTNSGSNNSPNSASTESKPSDPPASKPKSKEPLFVRKSALDQPEPEKSVEQGTDRYNSYNRPRPKPAPSPNSTAQGGAAAAGGAAAGGQGAPGAAGEQGPSGVHNLPVSSLYSVAKQAAKPGGTGSPFGGNSPVQTDQTSTEQDNASLKDVFKGFDPTASPFCQ; from the exons ATGGCTGTGGAAAGCATGACTGTCCATCCAAACTCCCCAACTACCAACCACGAACACAACAGTCTCCTGACTGACGAAAG gccagaGGATGGAGAGCTGGAGGAGGGTGAGCTGGAGGATGACGGGGGAGAAGTGGAGCAGGAAGAGGTCGGTGGAGGAGCGTCTgcagcggcggcggcagcagcaacagcaggaggaggaggaggaggcggcggcGGAGAGGGGGGCGATGAAGCAGTCGCAGGAGGTGAAGCAGAAGGCGAGGCGGGCGCAGAGAGGTCGCGGCGAAGTCGGGAAGGCCACGTGAGCAGCGAGTCGGATGAAGAGAGATCCCACCGTcgcaagaggaagaggaagaaagagagggagcgggaaagggagaagaggagggccAAGAAGAAACGAAAGTCCAAACACAAA cGTCATGCGTCCTCTGACGAAGACCACTCAGACTTCAGCGATGACTCTGACTACAGTCCCAGTGAGAAGAGGAAGTACAGAGACTACAGCCCGCAGTATCCCCCAGCT TCTCATGGAGGGGGTTACGGCGGCTCAAAGAAGGGCGGCTACATGAAGATGGAGAAGCAGAGCTATGGAGGCTATGATGACTATGAAGAGGAGAACtttgagggagaggaggatgaagaaatgcCGGAGGAAGACTATGACGACTTCACCAAGGAGCTCAACCAGTACCGCAAGGccaaagaaggaggaggaggccgcGGGGGACGAG GGGGTCGAGGTCGCATGAAGGGCCTGAGAGGTCGTGGAGGaatgaggggagggaggagaggaagaggtggaatcagaggcagaggaggaggaggaggaggaggaggccgagGTGGAAAGATGGGAGGAGACAACGACGATGGAGACGGCTAcggagaggagatggaggagagg TATGGGGAGGACGACTATGACAACATGGGAGACGATGACTACGATGACTACTCAAAGGATCCCTTTCAGTAcaagaagaataaagacagaggCAGAG GAGGGAAAGGCGGCCGTGGGCGAGGTCGAGGTAAAGGAGGACGCGGCATGCTTAGAGGAGGAAAAGGCCGAAACcgtgggagaggaagaggagacatgGGGAATGATGATGACATGGGCGGAGACATGGACAACGGG gaTGGAGGTGGAGGAAACGATGGACCAGGACTTGGGAGGAGGAATCAGAATGAGAAGCACCAGGATAAGAAAGGAAAGGCCATCTGCAAGTACTACATCGAGGGAAGATGCACATGG GGCGATCACTGCAACTTCAGCCACGACATCGAGCTCCCCAAGAAGAAGGAGCTCTGCAAATTCTACATCACTGGATTCTGTGCCAGAGCAGACCACTGTCCGTACATGCATG GTGAATTCCCCTGTAAGCTGTTTCACACCACCGGAAACTGTGTCAACGGTGATGAATGCATGTTCTCCCATGATGCCCTCAATGATGACACCCAGGAGCTGCTCAACAAG ATGTTGGCAGAAGATGCCGAGGCCGGAGCGGAGGAtgagaaggaggtggaggagctgaagaaacAGGGAATCAACCCTCTCCCTAAACCCCCTCCCGGAGTCGGCCTTCTCCCGACTCCTCCTCGGCCTGTCCCTGTGGACTCCAACACAGGACCTGTGGACTTTGGAGGGCCTCCACCAGGTGACTTTGGGGGTCCCCCTGGACCTAACCAGGGGCCCATTCCCAACAAATGTCccccaggaccaggaccaggacctggACTTGGACCTGGACCTGGTCCTGGGCCTAACCCTTGCACTGGACCTCCTGTCATTGGTCCTGATGGAAATCCCTTTCAAGGAGGGCCCCCAAATCCTggttgtcctcctcctcctcacatggGCCCCCCACCTCCCTGTGGCGGGGGTGGAGGTGGCGGAGGGAAGAAAATCCCATCATTGTTTGAAATCAAAGTTCAGCCGACGGGACAGCTGGCTCACAAACTGGCCGTCAG gGGCCAAACTCCCAGCAGCAATCAGGGTCAGACTCCACCCCCTGGACCCCCTGGAGCCCCCGGTGCACCTCCCACCCACTTCCCTTCCCCTCCAGGCATGATGTCTCCAGATATGCAGAACATGGGCCCGAACCTCGGGATGAATCCAGGGATGCCCAACATGGGCCCCGGTGGTCTCCCTATGATGGGAGGATTTCCACCTGGTGATGGAGCGCCTATGCCCCCCGGTCCTCCTCCGGGTGGAGGAAACTTCTTCAATAACTACTTCAACCAGCAGGAGGGGATGAGCATGGAGGGAGTGGTGCAAGAAG GTGATAACTACCAGGGCtttgatgagagaggaggaccAGGGAAGTTTGGTAATCAGTCAGGTGGACAAGAAGGCTCAGCAAATGGAGCATCAGCCAATCAGGGAGGGATCactgtgcctgacttcctgcctCCAGCACAGCGCGTCCTGTTCATGAGGATCCAAcagaagcagcaggaggaagaggagagagctcGCAGGATTGCTgagggaggagcagagaggagcagagacacTGAAG GTGACTCAGGGAACTGGTACTCCAGTGAGGATGAGGACGGTGGTGGCAGTGTGACCTCCATCTTAAAGACCCTCCGTCAGCAGACCCAGCCTTCTCTCAAACCTGACGGCCCCCCACTGGACCCCCGCCTCCAGAAAGCCCCTCCTGCCGGCGCTCCTCCTCGCCCTGCAGACCCTCGCGTAGCCCGGGACCCTCGTCTTGCACGTGGTGCAGAGCCTTCTGACTCCACCCACCCCATGCTCGCTCCATCTGCACCCGGACCTCCTGCAGACCCCAGGTTAGCCCGGCTTGCTGCTGCCTCAGCTGGATCGTCCCAGTTGCCTCCTGTCTCTAAAccagagcctcctctggtctATAAGCCTCCACCGCTCACAGCACCACctgcggaggaggaggagacggagcGGGTCCTACGGGACAAGCCTGTGCCGATCCCTCTGGACCCACTGATGGGTATGGCTCTGAGAGACCCCCGCTCACAGCTGCAGCAGTTCAGCCACATCAAGAAGGACATTATCCTCCACATGCCGGCCTTCATCAAAACCGTGACTTGGTCCCCTGAAGATCTCCTCCCAATCCCAATCCCAAAGCAggacctcctccctctcccaccAGGCATCCCTCCCGTCTCCAGCATAGACTCCCGTCTGTCTCGCACTCAGCAGGCCCTTCACACTCCGCAGCCTCCCCCGGTTCAGCCTCCTCCCCCAATGGACGCCCCcgctccctcttcttcctccacatCCCTCCCAGACTTTGAGCTTCTGTCTCGTATCCTGAAGACTGTGAACTCCAGCCCGTCTcagaccccctcccctcctcttttaCCACCCCCTGCTGCTCCTGGGTCACTGTTAGGCCCTCCTCCCCCAGTACCTCCTGCGCCTGTAGAGAAACCTGTTGACCCACGTATGGCTCGTAAAATAGCCTCAGACCCCCGTCTCCAGCCCCCGAAGTCGGCACTGAAGCAGCCGTCTGAACCCGCAcctcctcctgtctcctctgttGCTTCAGCAGCAGCACCCAGCTCCTCCCCTCCCACCATCGCCCCCTATGACCCGAGGCTGCTCTCCACAGGCGGGGCAGGGCGCGGTGTGGGCTCAgggtcaccagggggagctagTGTGCTGAGCGGCATTAGTCTGTATGACCCAAGGACTAGCAAACCAGCCAGCCCTGGTACTAACAGCGGCTCCAACAACTCCCCCAACTCAGCCAGCACAGAGTCCAAACCCAGTGATCCCCCAGCCAGTAAACCTAAGTCCAAGGAGCCCCTGTTTGTTCGGAAGTCTGCGTTGGACCAACCGGAGCCAGAGAAGAGTGTAGAGCAAGGGACCGACCGATACAACAGTTACAACAGACCCAGGCCCAAACCTGCACCCTCGCCTAACTCCACGGCACAgggaggagctgctgcagccggaggagctgcagctggaggCCAGGGTGCTCCTGGAGCTGCTGGTGAGCAGGGTCCCTCAGGGGTCCACAATTTACCCGTGTCCTCTTTATACAGTGTGGCGAAGCAGGCGGCGAAGCCCGGCGGGACGGGGAGCCCTTTTGGAGGAAACAGTCCGGTGCAGACGGACCAGACGAGCACAGAGCAGGATAACGCCTCTCTGAAGGACGTTTTCAAAGGCTTCGACCCCACAGCCTCGCCCTTCTGCCAGTGA
- the zc3h4 gene encoding zinc finger CCCH domain-containing protein 4 isoform X2: MAVESMTVHPNSPTTNHEHNSLLTDERPEDGELEEGELEDDGGEVEQEEVGGGASAAAAAAATAGGGGGGGGGEGGDEAVAGGEAEGEAGAERSRRSREGHVSSESDEERSHRRKRKRKKEREREREKRRAKKKRKSKHKRHASSDEDHSDFSDDSDYSPSEKRKYRDYSPQYPPASHGGGYGGSKKGGYMKMEKQSYGGYDDYEEENFEGEEDEEMPEEDYDDFTKELNQYRKAKEGGGGRGGRGGRGRMKGLRGRGGMRGGRRGRGGIRGRGGGGGGGGRGGKMGGDNDDGDGYGEEMEERYGEDDYDNMGDDDYDDYSKDPFQYKKNKDRGRGGKGGRGRGRGKGGRGMLRGGKGRNRGRGRGDMGNDDDMGGDMDNGVRLKSVCGVQDGGGGNDGPGLGRRNQNEKHQDKKGKAICKYYIEGRCTWGDHCNFSHDIELPKKKELCKFYITGFCARADHCPYMHGEFPCKLFHTTGNCVNGDECMFSHDALNDDTQELLNKMLAEDAEAGAEDEKEVEELKKQGINPLPKPPPGVGLLPTPPRPVPVDSNTGPVDFGGPPPGDFGGPPGPNQGPIPNKCPPGPGPGPGLGPGPGPGPNPCTGPPVIGPDGNPFQGGPPNPGCPPPPHMGPPPPCGGGGGGGGKKIPSLFEIKVQPTGQLAHKLAVRGQTPSSNQGQTPPPGPPGAPGAPPTHFPSPPGMMSPDMQNMGPNLGMNPGMPNMGPGGLPMMGGFPPGDGAPMPPGPPPGGGNFFNNYFNQQEGMSMEGVVQEGDNYQGFDERGGPGKFGNQSGGQEGSANGASANQGGITVPDFLPPAQRVLFMRIQQKQQEEEERARRIAEGGAERSRDTEGDSGNWYSSEDEDGGGSVTSILKTLRQQTQPSLKPDGPPLDPRLQKAPPAGAPPRPADPRVARDPRLARGAEPSDSTHPMLAPSAPGPPADPRLARLAAASAGSSQLPPVSKPEPPLVYKPPPLTAPPAEEEETERVLRDKPVPIPLDPLMGMALRDPRSQLQQFSHIKKDIILHMPAFIKTVTWSPEDLLPIPIPKQDLLPLPPGIPPVSSIDSRLSRTQQALHTPQPPPVQPPPPMDAPAPSSSSTSLPDFELLSRILKTVNSSPSQTPSPPLLPPPAAPGSLLGPPPPVPPAPVEKPVDPRMARKIASDPRLQPPKSALKQPSEPAPPPVSSVASAAAPSSSPPTIAPYDPRLLSTGGAGRGVGSGSPGGASVLSGISLYDPRTSKPASPGTNSGSNNSPNSASTESKPSDPPASKPKSKEPLFVRKSALDQPEPEKSVEQGTDRYNSYNRPRPKPAPSPNSTAQGGAAAAGGAAAGGQGAPGAAGEQGPSGVHNLPVSSLYSVAKQAAKPGGTGSPFGGNSPVQTDQTSTEQDNASLKDVFKGFDPTASPFCQ; encoded by the exons ATGGCTGTGGAAAGCATGACTGTCCATCCAAACTCCCCAACTACCAACCACGAACACAACAGTCTCCTGACTGACGAAAG gccagaGGATGGAGAGCTGGAGGAGGGTGAGCTGGAGGATGACGGGGGAGAAGTGGAGCAGGAAGAGGTCGGTGGAGGAGCGTCTgcagcggcggcggcagcagcaacagcaggaggaggaggaggaggcggcggcGGAGAGGGGGGCGATGAAGCAGTCGCAGGAGGTGAAGCAGAAGGCGAGGCGGGCGCAGAGAGGTCGCGGCGAAGTCGGGAAGGCCACGTGAGCAGCGAGTCGGATGAAGAGAGATCCCACCGTcgcaagaggaagaggaagaaagagagggagcgggaaagggagaagaggagggccAAGAAGAAACGAAAGTCCAAACACAAA cGTCATGCGTCCTCTGACGAAGACCACTCAGACTTCAGCGATGACTCTGACTACAGTCCCAGTGAGAAGAGGAAGTACAGAGACTACAGCCCGCAGTATCCCCCAGCT TCTCATGGAGGGGGTTACGGCGGCTCAAAGAAGGGCGGCTACATGAAGATGGAGAAGCAGAGCTATGGAGGCTATGATGACTATGAAGAGGAGAACtttgagggagaggaggatgaagaaatgcCGGAGGAAGACTATGACGACTTCACCAAGGAGCTCAACCAGTACCGCAAGGccaaagaaggaggaggaggccgcGGGGGACGAG GGGGTCGAGGTCGCATGAAGGGCCTGAGAGGTCGTGGAGGaatgaggggagggaggagaggaagaggtggaatcagaggcagaggaggaggaggaggaggaggaggccgagGTGGAAAGATGGGAGGAGACAACGACGATGGAGACGGCTAcggagaggagatggaggagagg TATGGGGAGGACGACTATGACAACATGGGAGACGATGACTACGATGACTACTCAAAGGATCCCTTTCAGTAcaagaagaataaagacagaggCAGAG GAGGGAAAGGCGGCCGTGGGCGAGGTCGAGGTAAAGGAGGACGCGGCATGCTTAGAGGAGGAAAAGGCCGAAACcgtgggagaggaagaggagacatgGGGAATGATGATGACATGGGCGGAGACATGGACAACGGGGTAAGGCTGAAATCAGTCTGCGGGGTCCAG gaTGGAGGTGGAGGAAACGATGGACCAGGACTTGGGAGGAGGAATCAGAATGAGAAGCACCAGGATAAGAAAGGAAAGGCCATCTGCAAGTACTACATCGAGGGAAGATGCACATGG GGCGATCACTGCAACTTCAGCCACGACATCGAGCTCCCCAAGAAGAAGGAGCTCTGCAAATTCTACATCACTGGATTCTGTGCCAGAGCAGACCACTGTCCGTACATGCATG GTGAATTCCCCTGTAAGCTGTTTCACACCACCGGAAACTGTGTCAACGGTGATGAATGCATGTTCTCCCATGATGCCCTCAATGATGACACCCAGGAGCTGCTCAACAAG ATGTTGGCAGAAGATGCCGAGGCCGGAGCGGAGGAtgagaaggaggtggaggagctgaagaaacAGGGAATCAACCCTCTCCCTAAACCCCCTCCCGGAGTCGGCCTTCTCCCGACTCCTCCTCGGCCTGTCCCTGTGGACTCCAACACAGGACCTGTGGACTTTGGAGGGCCTCCACCAGGTGACTTTGGGGGTCCCCCTGGACCTAACCAGGGGCCCATTCCCAACAAATGTCccccaggaccaggaccaggacctggACTTGGACCTGGACCTGGTCCTGGGCCTAACCCTTGCACTGGACCTCCTGTCATTGGTCCTGATGGAAATCCCTTTCAAGGAGGGCCCCCAAATCCTggttgtcctcctcctcctcacatggGCCCCCCACCTCCCTGTGGCGGGGGTGGAGGTGGCGGAGGGAAGAAAATCCCATCATTGTTTGAAATCAAAGTTCAGCCGACGGGACAGCTGGCTCACAAACTGGCCGTCAG gGGCCAAACTCCCAGCAGCAATCAGGGTCAGACTCCACCCCCTGGACCCCCTGGAGCCCCCGGTGCACCTCCCACCCACTTCCCTTCCCCTCCAGGCATGATGTCTCCAGATATGCAGAACATGGGCCCGAACCTCGGGATGAATCCAGGGATGCCCAACATGGGCCCCGGTGGTCTCCCTATGATGGGAGGATTTCCACCTGGTGATGGAGCGCCTATGCCCCCCGGTCCTCCTCCGGGTGGAGGAAACTTCTTCAATAACTACTTCAACCAGCAGGAGGGGATGAGCATGGAGGGAGTGGTGCAAGAAG GTGATAACTACCAGGGCtttgatgagagaggaggaccAGGGAAGTTTGGTAATCAGTCAGGTGGACAAGAAGGCTCAGCAAATGGAGCATCAGCCAATCAGGGAGGGATCactgtgcctgacttcctgcctCCAGCACAGCGCGTCCTGTTCATGAGGATCCAAcagaagcagcaggaggaagaggagagagctcGCAGGATTGCTgagggaggagcagagaggagcagagacacTGAAG GTGACTCAGGGAACTGGTACTCCAGTGAGGATGAGGACGGTGGTGGCAGTGTGACCTCCATCTTAAAGACCCTCCGTCAGCAGACCCAGCCTTCTCTCAAACCTGACGGCCCCCCACTGGACCCCCGCCTCCAGAAAGCCCCTCCTGCCGGCGCTCCTCCTCGCCCTGCAGACCCTCGCGTAGCCCGGGACCCTCGTCTTGCACGTGGTGCAGAGCCTTCTGACTCCACCCACCCCATGCTCGCTCCATCTGCACCCGGACCTCCTGCAGACCCCAGGTTAGCCCGGCTTGCTGCTGCCTCAGCTGGATCGTCCCAGTTGCCTCCTGTCTCTAAAccagagcctcctctggtctATAAGCCTCCACCGCTCACAGCACCACctgcggaggaggaggagacggagcGGGTCCTACGGGACAAGCCTGTGCCGATCCCTCTGGACCCACTGATGGGTATGGCTCTGAGAGACCCCCGCTCACAGCTGCAGCAGTTCAGCCACATCAAGAAGGACATTATCCTCCACATGCCGGCCTTCATCAAAACCGTGACTTGGTCCCCTGAAGATCTCCTCCCAATCCCAATCCCAAAGCAggacctcctccctctcccaccAGGCATCCCTCCCGTCTCCAGCATAGACTCCCGTCTGTCTCGCACTCAGCAGGCCCTTCACACTCCGCAGCCTCCCCCGGTTCAGCCTCCTCCCCCAATGGACGCCCCcgctccctcttcttcctccacatCCCTCCCAGACTTTGAGCTTCTGTCTCGTATCCTGAAGACTGTGAACTCCAGCCCGTCTcagaccccctcccctcctcttttaCCACCCCCTGCTGCTCCTGGGTCACTGTTAGGCCCTCCTCCCCCAGTACCTCCTGCGCCTGTAGAGAAACCTGTTGACCCACGTATGGCTCGTAAAATAGCCTCAGACCCCCGTCTCCAGCCCCCGAAGTCGGCACTGAAGCAGCCGTCTGAACCCGCAcctcctcctgtctcctctgttGCTTCAGCAGCAGCACCCAGCTCCTCCCCTCCCACCATCGCCCCCTATGACCCGAGGCTGCTCTCCACAGGCGGGGCAGGGCGCGGTGTGGGCTCAgggtcaccagggggagctagTGTGCTGAGCGGCATTAGTCTGTATGACCCAAGGACTAGCAAACCAGCCAGCCCTGGTACTAACAGCGGCTCCAACAACTCCCCCAACTCAGCCAGCACAGAGTCCAAACCCAGTGATCCCCCAGCCAGTAAACCTAAGTCCAAGGAGCCCCTGTTTGTTCGGAAGTCTGCGTTGGACCAACCGGAGCCAGAGAAGAGTGTAGAGCAAGGGACCGACCGATACAACAGTTACAACAGACCCAGGCCCAAACCTGCACCCTCGCCTAACTCCACGGCACAgggaggagctgctgcagccggaggagctgcagctggaggCCAGGGTGCTCCTGGAGCTGCTGGTGAGCAGGGTCCCTCAGGGGTCCACAATTTACCCGTGTCCTCTTTATACAGTGTGGCGAAGCAGGCGGCGAAGCCCGGCGGGACGGGGAGCCCTTTTGGAGGAAACAGTCCGGTGCAGACGGACCAGACGAGCACAGAGCAGGATAACGCCTCTCTGAAGGACGTTTTCAAAGGCTTCGACCCCACAGCCTCGCCCTTCTGCCAGTGA